TGGGAGTGAGAGGACACTTAGCTTTCTTAGCTAAGGTTGGAGTGAGGAAGGTTGCAGTACTGCCACTGTCAATCAGTGATGTGGCTGGTATATTGCCAATCATAACTGTTACTGTAAAACTGAGTTTCCTAGTAGTTCTAATTCCCATCAGAGCATGCATGGAAATGTGAAGAGGGAGATCATCTTGATCAACAGGTGGAGGTGTTTCTGCATCATCACTCTCAGTAGTGTAATATACCAGTTCTGCATCATCAGGGTAACACTCCTGCAGAGCTTGGATTTGTACTTGGTTTGCCAGTTTACAGACCTTCttgtgaccaggaaaccatgtgtCCTTGCACTTGTAGCAGATGCCTTTCAGTTTTGCTTGTTGAATCACAACAGCATTGGAGTTTGTAGGTACTTTACCAGGGTCAAATTGAATCTGTCTTTTCACTGTTTGGTTTATAAAAGGTGGAGGAGGCCTTTTAACAGGTTGTGCCTGCTCCATTCTTCTAGCTAACCAGATAGCTTTCTGTAGGTCAGGAGGTTCATGGCATTGCACATGATGTTGGATGCTGTCAGCAAGGCCAGCAATGAAACTTGCCTTGAAATAATCAGGAGGTAATGCAGGATTATCCCTTCTGATCAAGTTCATTGACTGTTCAAATTTCAGTACATAATCATTGACAGTTCCATTTTGATTCAAGGCATGGAATGTTCTGACATTGTCACACACTGATGTTTCAGAAAATCTATCACCCAGCAGTCTACAGAACCTATACCAGGGCAGGGTGTTTGCTGTGATTCCAGTTCCTCTCCACCATTCAATAGCAGGCCCTGTTAGATAGGTGACAACAATTTCAGTTTTCTGTTCCAGGGGAGTTCTTGCTGCTTCAAAGTACATCTCAATAGTTTGGATCCAAGAGTCAGTATTAGGACCATCAAACTCTGGGATATTGTACTTAGCAGGCTTCACCAGAGTGTTCACTCTTCTGTTATCCTGAAGCCACTCTCTGTTGGCCATGCCAAATCTCCTGTCCAAGTGTGCATTTTGGGCATCACCTTGGTCTTGTTCCACATTGATCACCTGCTGGCCCAGTCCCACTTGTTGAGTAGCAGCTAGGTTTTTGATGTCCACATGTGGTTGCTTGTTATCCACAAAGTGAGGATGTCTGTAAGGCATCTTAAGTGTACCATCCAAGTTCGGTTCTTTTCCTGAAGCTTTGTCCACTAATGTGGCAGATCCAACAGTGGCAGGGGAGGTATGTGCTTCCAAGAACTTGTTCACAGTGCCCAGTGGTGAATGAGCAATTGTGCTAGCTTGGGGAACCTCTGGGGGGTTGTGTTGCACTTCTCCAGGTTTTGGAAAACCAGACATGAAAGTGGCCAAGGAACCCTGTATATCACCCAAGGTTTTGTGCAGAGATTGAAAATTTTCATGCACCACATCTCTGAATTCCTCAAATTCCTGTTTATCTTGCTCTCTGTTTCGCTTAAGCAGTTGAACATCTAGTTGGAGAGAGGAGAATTCAAGATGATATGTGGAGGCTGAGTCTGTAGGGCCCACCATCTTAGCCATGACACAGCCGGAGAGGGTTTTGACAGGGAGGTGCAGTTACCTCAGCGATGATGAACATACCCAGAGAGGGATTTTACTACAGCCACTGCTGCAGCCCGAGCTTGGTGATGTTAGTTCTACCGTCGCCAGCACCGCCGCCGTCGCACCACCAGAGTACACCGGATCTGGGAGGGTGGTGGGATTTTACTGCGCAAGCCAGGAGCTTTTGCAACCACTTAGCCTGACCCAAACCTGTACCGAATGATCGTCGCCACCATGGTGTTGCCGCCGTCTAGatcgggagggagggagggtttTCACCGGCCAACCCCCAGCATCATCTCTACCAGATCTAGCCTATGCTGAGGATGAacttgctctgaataccattgtcAGGCTCTGCTTACTGACGAGAAGAAGAACAGGGGAATTCCGCTCGAACTAGCCACTTTACTCACTGATTTAAGGCCGAAGGCCGAGTTATATTACAAAACCAGCAAGGAACACTGGCGGCGCACAAGGGGAAACCATAGAAAAGATAAAAGATGCCCTACACGAGCTCGATCATGGCTTTATATAGCCTTacagagagaagaggagaagtaaagcagaaagaagaaagaagaggagggcgATCGTGCCGGAAGCGCGACAGTGACGCTCGAGGCTACTATCACCGCACGATCTGAGATCAACGGCTGCCGAGGCTTCACTTAAAGCGAATCGGTACGATGGCCTGTCATGCGTCGGATCCTGGATAGACGGCTTCTGTTGCTTCCCGCCAATCTTCTTGTTTGAAACAGCGCTAATCATCGCTGGTAGTCCTTGGGTCCTGACAGCTCCCTCTTGCTTAGATCCGGCAGGGTCGTTACACTTCTGCTTCTCTAACAGAACCTTGTTTGCAAAATTATAAAAACATGACATGCAAAGATCAGTAATTTAAATTGGATTTCTACAGTTTCTAGATAAAAAatgttgagaaccaaagtatgagACATGAATGTTATTATaaacacatgttatatatgtgaaTATCAATAATCTCTTTTTAAGAAACACCACTCAACATTGTCACTCTAAATACGACAGTAGAATGACCTTAAAAAAATGACAGTAGAAGCATGAGCCTCCCGTGTTTCCAAACTTTCCTCTGACTCTGCTTCTAAGCTTCTTAGTTTACTGTGATTATCAATTGTCAGATATACAAGCATCGAGTTTTCAAATATTCAAACTAACTAACTGGCCAACTGCTATCTAACATAACCATGATTCATAAGAAATAAGGATGATGAGAACTATCACGCTCACAGAGGAAGGAGTGAAATAAAAAATAAGCCATAAAAGCAGAGGATAACTTGCCTAAGATAAACTGGGCAGTATCTTTCTCCGATCTAGAAATAGGAGATGAGATGTTCATGATCTAAAAAGACTTGGAGAGGTATCTTTCTCCAATCTAGAAATAGGAGACGAGATGTTCATGATCTAAAAAGACTTGGAGAGGCCAGGTTGCTGAAAGTAGCTGTGACCAGCTCATTGGAATGCAAGCCAAAATAGAAGTGATTAGGCAAAGCGTTCATGAAAAACATGGTGGGTACACTTAAAACTGTAAACTTCTTTTTTCTCAGTTGAATTATATCTTGAAACTACTAGATTGTCACAGATTTCATGCTCAAATGGATTTCAGCTATAAAAAATATCCTCAAAACACagcgcaccattatgcaaaagggCACAGACATATACAGTTTAACGCAATAGTCATCTGCAACAATAGAGTTTGTGGGAGGCATTCGTAGATTAGAATTACACATTCAAAATCTGAAAGCAAATAGCAGACAGACCAACTAAATGGACAATGATTAAATGGGAAGACCAAAAGGTCACGTTGGAACCAATTAGTTTTGTATTCTTTGAGGCAATCTGGCAAGCAACTCATGTGCCTAAAAAACTCAGATTTATTATGCATTTTATAGTTAGCAGTTCTGTAGAAACAGGAGCGACCTAATTACCTAAAAAACAAATCTGGGTGAAGGAAACAGATTATCACATGACAAATTTGGGTGAAGATCGCGATAGCCATTCATGAGAGGAAAATTATGATAATACACACAGCTAAAAACACATAAAGCCCACCTCACCCTGCATGAAAGGGCTAAATTCTTCAACCTCACAACCCCAACGACCCCGAAGTGCCAACGCCATTGGAGAACACCTACAGGAAGAACGCACAACAGTTGACCCCACATAGGCGGGATCCTCCACTAACGTCGCAGCACACCCGCCACCACGCATCAACccgaagcacactccaatggcggcAACCACAGAATGCATCAGCAGAGCGGCCGCTGCATCATCAGATGGCGACGGTGAGGCGGTGACAAACCAGCAACAACGGCACCGTGACCGCGAATGCCCCAAATCCCATCCTCTCAAGTGACCGCGAAtgccaccgtcgcctcccccaaAATCCCATTCCCGGTCCCTGTTCTCCAGAAGCATAGAGAAAAGAGGACATGAAGGCACTCAGATAGAGgctttttttttaaagaaagaGGCTCCCCCTGCTCCATTTTTATTAATGAAGCAACAAAGCCAGCAAATATCTTACAGACCCAGCGAGAAAAGTAAAGACAGACCCAAAACAAGGCCTACAAACATAAATCTCCATCAGCTTTTACAGCTAAAACAAAACACATATCCAAACATAGCCTTTCTACCATAGTTTTTCACCATGCAATACGTAACAATTCCCCTCTCTTTTTATCCAGCTCAGAGATGAATTGACGCAGCACCAGCTCCTGAGTGACGTCGCAGAGAACAACCCATTGTCATAGGAAGAGCCTtagcttcatgagcacgcagtccaAACTTTTCCACGTTCGACCCTGGAAGCAAAATTCATTTCTCAATCGCCAGATACTCCATAAGGAGGCAGCCACAACCATGTTATGCACAGGTTTCTTTTTGCAAACCAGCCACAAGGCATAAATATCATTAAAGCAGGAAATTGTAATGTGAAACACctcctcaaataactttcaaatacATGTAGCTGCAGTACAATCAAAGAAAAGATGTTGAATTGATTCCAAGTCAGAACAGAACAAGCAAGATGGGTCTTCCACATTTCTCCTTTTAGCTAAGTTGTCTCTAGTAAGAACTTTGTTGTTCATACAAAGCCATAGGAAACACATGGATATTTTGGGGACACAGAACTTTCCAAAGTTTGTCCCCAACCCTGTGATCAACCCCATCATAGTTAATAGCATTATAAAAGGATTTAACAGAATACACCCTTTTTGGTTCCAACATCCAAATGGGAGTATCAGGG
This genomic stretch from Hordeum vulgare subsp. vulgare chromosome 6H, MorexV3_pseudomolecules_assembly, whole genome shotgun sequence harbors:
- the LOC123404402 gene encoding uncharacterized protein LOC123404402, giving the protein MLLENRDREWDFGGGDGGIRGHLRGWDLGHSRSRCRCCWFVTASPSPSDDAAAALLMHSVVAAIGVCFGLMRGGGCAATLVEDPAYVGSTVVRSSCRCSPMALALRGRWGCEVEEFSPFMQGEVLLEKQKCNDPAGSKQEGAVRTQGLPAMISAVSNKKIGGKQQKPSIQDPTHDRPSYRFALSEASAAVDLRSCGDSSLERHCRASGTIALLFFLLSALLLLFSL